The Daucus carota subsp. sativus chromosome 9, DH1 v3.0, whole genome shotgun sequence genome window below encodes:
- the LOC108202167 gene encoding protein NLP7 — protein sequence MVIGFIIRDRDEECSNYARLRKPEYVSKSLIQMWVLSYKTNEEGEDYCELSTQNEPFYIVSDDDDGGLASYRMHSVTHKIMPDEVNKVEGQKQEGVISRVLRNKRPEMSPDISCYSLQEYPHRDFALSCGIRSSLCVPIYQYIYSYECPGGVLEFVSTSADQLENFRNSCRYYEAFVFRGTKMYLMIDQIYCDPRRLYLRRNVEMDHLLTVVCQKYPIPLAQYWEVRDVNVRDLGVVNQESNIDFPNVTPWLQFKNACKNIGLYIDQGLVGKSYLSHKSFLCRDIKEFSITTYPLAHYAPNCRPIPCFTICLCSFKPRYREYVLELFLPSQEMDSYDPRTLLNSLMETMKEHLPDYMVASGEKLGQVLSVEVIKSSAHDKPEYLKIGEPQSSLPPQEGSRNEGNASHQFPLSLHSLFKGGAVQDGNVQNIEETDSTMNSYEEIATGETSTSRPNIVADTIHADESVQESPVNNIAYALTNEDVNYALNNKEDMNLENVSKHFGRPLNDAAKSFGVSRSTFKRICRGLGIKRWQSGKRRMNGNFSSRLGKGINQEQPGRRNFGSTSMAAVNDTVVAHPSQDLNKMIVKATYKDITIRFKLPDLPGIAELENNVIERLHLERNNFTIKYQDEDGDLVLIACDKDARECIEISRSLKETTIKLLLDLPLNHNAL from the exons ATGGTTATAGGTTTTATTATTCGCGACAGAGACGAGGAATGTAGTAACTATGCACGCCTTAGAAAACCAGAATATGTGAGCAAGTCGCTGATACAGATGTGGGTTTTAAGCTACAAGACCAATGAAGAGGGCGAAGATTACTGCGAGCTTTCAACTCAAAATGAACCATTCTATATTGTTTCCGATGATGATGATGGAGGACTTGCATCGTACAGGATGCACTCGGTTACTCATAAGATTATGCCGGATGAAGTCAATAAAGTAGAGGGTCAGAAGCAAGAAGGTGTTATTAGCCGTGTACTGAGGAACAAAAGGCCTGAAATGAGTCCTGACATTTCTTGTTACTCTTTACAAGAGTACCCGCATAGAGATTTTGCTTTAAGTTGTGGGATTCGATCTTCTCTGTGTGTACCGATATACCAATATATCTATTCTTATGAGTGCCCTGGTGGAGTTCTTGAATTTGTCTCTACTTCTGCCGATCAACTCGAAAACTTCAGGAACTCTTGCAGATACTACGAAGCTTTTGTTTTCCGA GGAACCAAAATGTATTTGATGATCGACCAGATATACTGTGACCCAAGAAGGCTT TATTTAAGGCGCAATGTGGAAATGGATCACTTGTTAACGGTGGTGTGTCAGAAATACCCTATACCTCTTGCTCAGTACTGGGAGGTCAGGGATGTTAATGTCCGAGATCTAGGCGTAGTGAATCAAGAAAGCAACATTGACTTCCCCAACGTAACTCCCTGGCTTCAATTCAAAAACGCTTGCAAAAATATAGGTTTGTATATAGATCAAGGCCTTGTTGGCAAGTCATATCTGTCCCACAAATCCTTCCTCTGCAGGGATATAAAAGAATTCAGCATTACTACTTACCCTTTAGCACACTATGCACCAAACTGCAGGCCAATTCCTTGTTTTACTATATGCTTGTGCAGCTTTAAGCCGCGGTACAGAGAATATGTACTAGAACTTTTTCTACCCTCTCAGGAGATGGATAGTTATGACCCTCGAACCTTGTTGAACTCTCTAATGGAAACAATGAAGGAACATCTTCCGGATTATATGGTTGCTTCTGGAGAAAAACTAGGACAAGTGTTATCAGTTGAAGTCATAAAATCTTCTGCACATGATAAGCCCGAGTATTTGAAAATAGGTGAACCCCAGAGCTCTCTTCCTCCTCAGGAAGGGTCAAGAAATGAAGGGAATGCATCCCATCAATTCCCTTTAAGTTTGCATTCGTTGTTTAAAGGCGGAGCTGTGCAAGATGGGAATGTTCAGAACATAGAAGAGACCGACTCAACTATGAATTCTTACGAAGAAATTGCCACTGGGGAAACCTCAACAAGTAGACCCAATATCGTCGCAGACACCATTCACG CAGATGAAAGTGTTCAAGAATCACCTGTTAATAATATTGCTTATGCTCTCACTAATGAAGATGTGAACTATGCTCTAAATAATAAAGAAGACATGAACCTCGAGAATGTTAGTAAGCATTTCGGAAGACCACTCAATGATGCAGCAAAGAGCTTTGGAG TTAGCCGATCCACATTCAAGCGCATATGTAGAGGGCTCGGTATCAAGAGGTGGCAATCCGGGAAGAGAAGAATGAATGGTAACTTTTCATCTAGGCTCGGAAAAGGAATAAATCAGGAGCAACCAGGTAGAAGAAATTTTGGTAGTACCAGCATGGCAGCAGTGAATGATACAGTTGTTGCTCATCCTAGCCAAGACTTGAATAAGATGATTGTAAAGGCAACTTACAAGGATATTACAATAAGGTTTAAACTACCTGATTTACCAGGAATTGCAGAGTTGGAAAATAATGTGATTGAGAGGCTGCACTTGGAGAGAAATAATTTCACCATCAAGTATCAAGATGAGGACGGTGATTTGGTTTTAATTGCCTGTGACAAGGATGCCCGAGAATGTATTGAAATCTCAAGATCTTTGAAGGAAACGACAATCAAATTGTTGCTTGATCTGCCTCTTAATCACAATGCACTTTGA
- the LOC108202211 gene encoding protein NLP7 isoform X1, protein MVIGFIIRDRDKECSNYARLRKPEYVSKSLIQMWVLSYKTNEEGEDYCELSTQNEPFYIVSDDDDGGLASYRMHSVAHTIMPDEVNEVEGQKQEGVISRVFKNQRPEMSPDISCYSLQEYPHRDFALSCGIRSSLCVPIYQDIFSYESPGGVLEFVSTSTDQLKSFRNYCRYYEAFVFRGTKMNLMIDQLYCDPRRHYLRRNVEMDHLLTVVCQKYPLPLAQYWEVGDVNVRDLGVVNQEGNIDFPNVTPWLQFKNACKNIGLYIDEGLVGKSYLSHKSFLCRDIKELSITNYPLAHYAPNCRPIPCFTICLCSFKPWYREYVLELFLPSQEMDSYDPRTLLNSLMETMKEHLPDYMVASGEQLGQVLSVEVIKSSTHDKPEYLKIGEPQSSLPPQEGLNNEGDASHQFPFVLPSLFKDGAVQDGNVMNIEESNSTINSYEEIASGETSTSRPNIVPETIHADESVQESPLENIAYALTNEDVNYALNNKEDMNLENVSKHFGRPLNDAAKSFGVSRSTFKRICRGLGIKRWQSGKRRMKGNFSSRLGKGINQEQPGRRNFGSTSMAAVNETVVAHSSQDLNKMTVKATYKDVTIRFKLPDLSGIAELENNVIERLHLGRNNFTIKYQDEEGDLVLIACDKDVRECIEISRSLKETTIKLLLDPPLNRNAL, encoded by the exons ATGGTTATAGGTTTTATTATTCGCGACAGAGACAAGGAATGTAGTAACTATGCACGCCTTAGAAAACCAGAATATGTGAGCAAGTCGCTGATACAGATGTGGGTTTTAAGCTACAAGACCAATGAAGAGGGCGAAGATTACTGCGAGCTTTCAACTCAAAATGAACCATTCTATATTGTTTCCGATGATGATGATGGAGGACTTGCATCGTACAGGATGCACTCGGTTGCTCATACGATTATGCCGGATGAAGTCAATGAAGTAGAGGGTCAGAAGCAAGAAGGTGTTATTAGCCGTGTATTCAAGAACCAAAGGCCTGAAATGAGTCCTGACATTTCTTGTTACTCTTTACAAGAGTACCCGCATAGAGATTTTGCTTTAAGTTGTGGGATTCGATCTTCTCTGTGTGTACCGATTTACCAAGATATCTTTTCTTATGAGTCCCCTGGTGGAGTTCTTGAATTTGTCTCTACTTCTACCGATCAACTCAAAAGCTTCAGGAACTATTGCAGATACTACGAAGCTTTTGTTTTCCGA GGAACCAAAATGAATTTGATGATCGACCAATTATACTGTGACCCAAGAAGGCAT TATTTAAGGCGCAATGTGGAAATGGATCACTTGTTAACGGTGGTGTGTCAGAAATACCCTCTACCTCTTGCTCAGTACTGGGAGGTTGGGGACGTTAATGTCCGAGATCTGGGCGTAGTGAATCAAGAAGGCAACATTGACTTCCCCAATGTAACTCCCTGGCTTCAATTCAAAAACGCTTGCAAGAATATAGGTTTGTATATAGATGAAGGCCTTGTTGGCAAGTCATATCTATCCCACAAATCCTTCCTCTGCAGGGATATAAAAGAATTGAGCATTACTAATTACCCTTTAGCACACTATGCACCAAACTGCAGGCCAATTCCTTGTTTTACTATATGCTTGTGCAGCTTTAAGCCCTGGTATAGAGAATATGTACTAGAACTTTTTCTACCTTCTCAGGAGATGGATAGTTATGACCCCCGAACCTTGCTGAACTCTCTAATGGAAACAATGAAGGAACATCTTCCGGATTATATGGTTGCTTCCGGAGAACAACTAGGACAAGTGCTATCAGTTGAAGTCATAAAATCTTCTACACATGATAAGCCTGAGTATTTGAAAATAGGTGAACCCCAGAGCTCTCTTCCTCCTCAGGAAGGATTAAATAATGAAGGGGATGCATCCCATCAATTCCCTTTCGTTTTGCCTTCGTTGTTTAAAGACGGTGCTGTGCAAGATGGGAATGTTATGAACATAGAAGAGAGTAACTCAACCATAAATTCTTACGAAGAAATTGCCTCTGGGGAAACCTCAACAAGTAGACCCAATATTGTCCCAGAGACCATTCACG CAGATGAAAGTGTTCAAGAATCACCTCTTGAAAATATTGCTTATGCTCTCACTAATGAAGATGTGAACTATGCTTTAAATAATAAAGAAGATATGAACCTCGAGAATGTTAGTAAGCATTTCGGAAGACCACTCAATGATGCAGCAAAGAGCTTTGGAG TTAGCCGATCCACATTCAAGCGCATATGTAGAGGGCTCGGTATCAAGAGGTGGCAATCCGGGAAGAGAAGAATGAAGGGTAACTTTTCATCTAGGCTCGGAAAAGGAATAAATCAGGAGCAACCAGGTAGAAGAAATTTTGGTAGTACCAGCATGGCAGCTGTGAATGAAACAGTTGTTGCGCATTCTAGCCAAGACTTGAATAAGATGACTGTAAAGGCAACTTATAAGGATGTTACAATAAGGTTTAAACTACCTGATTTATCAGGAATTGCAGAGTTGGAAAATAATGTGATTGAGAGGCTGCATTTGGGGAGAAATAATTTCACCATCAAGTATCAAGATGAGGAGGGTGATTTGGTTTTGATTGCTTGTGACAAGGATGTGCGAGAATGTATTGAAATCTCGAGATCTTTGAAGGAAACGACTATCAAATTGTTGCTTGATCCGCCTCTTAATCGCAATGCACTTTGA
- the LOC108202211 gene encoding protein NLP7 isoform X2: MVIGFIIRDRDKECSNYARLRKPEYVSKSLIQMWVLSYKTNEEGEDYCELSTQNEPFYIVSDDDDGGLASYRMHSVAHTIMPDEVNEVEGQKQEGVISRVFKNQRPEMSPDISCYSLQEYPHRDFALSCGIRSSLCVPIYQDIFSYESPGGVLEFVSTSTDQLKSFRNYCRYYEAFVFRGTKMNLMIDQLYCDPRRHYLRRNVEMDHLLTVVCQKYPLPLAQYWEVGDVNVRDLGVVNQEGNIDFPNVTPWLQFKNACKNIGLYIDEGLVGKSYLSHKSFLCRDIKELSITNYPLAHYAPNCRPIPCFTICLCSFKPWYREYVLELFLPSQEMDSYDPRTLLNSLMETMKEHLPDYMVASGEQLGQVLSVEVIKSSTHDKPEYLKIGEPQSSLPPQEGLNNEGDASHQFPFVLPSLFKDGAVQDGNVMNIEESNSTINSYEEIASGETSTSRPNIVPETIHDESVQESPLENIAYALTNEDVNYALNNKEDMNLENVSKHFGRPLNDAAKSFGVSRSTFKRICRGLGIKRWQSGKRRMKGNFSSRLGKGINQEQPGRRNFGSTSMAAVNETVVAHSSQDLNKMTVKATYKDVTIRFKLPDLSGIAELENNVIERLHLGRNNFTIKYQDEEGDLVLIACDKDVRECIEISRSLKETTIKLLLDPPLNRNAL, translated from the exons ATGGTTATAGGTTTTATTATTCGCGACAGAGACAAGGAATGTAGTAACTATGCACGCCTTAGAAAACCAGAATATGTGAGCAAGTCGCTGATACAGATGTGGGTTTTAAGCTACAAGACCAATGAAGAGGGCGAAGATTACTGCGAGCTTTCAACTCAAAATGAACCATTCTATATTGTTTCCGATGATGATGATGGAGGACTTGCATCGTACAGGATGCACTCGGTTGCTCATACGATTATGCCGGATGAAGTCAATGAAGTAGAGGGTCAGAAGCAAGAAGGTGTTATTAGCCGTGTATTCAAGAACCAAAGGCCTGAAATGAGTCCTGACATTTCTTGTTACTCTTTACAAGAGTACCCGCATAGAGATTTTGCTTTAAGTTGTGGGATTCGATCTTCTCTGTGTGTACCGATTTACCAAGATATCTTTTCTTATGAGTCCCCTGGTGGAGTTCTTGAATTTGTCTCTACTTCTACCGATCAACTCAAAAGCTTCAGGAACTATTGCAGATACTACGAAGCTTTTGTTTTCCGA GGAACCAAAATGAATTTGATGATCGACCAATTATACTGTGACCCAAGAAGGCAT TATTTAAGGCGCAATGTGGAAATGGATCACTTGTTAACGGTGGTGTGTCAGAAATACCCTCTACCTCTTGCTCAGTACTGGGAGGTTGGGGACGTTAATGTCCGAGATCTGGGCGTAGTGAATCAAGAAGGCAACATTGACTTCCCCAATGTAACTCCCTGGCTTCAATTCAAAAACGCTTGCAAGAATATAGGTTTGTATATAGATGAAGGCCTTGTTGGCAAGTCATATCTATCCCACAAATCCTTCCTCTGCAGGGATATAAAAGAATTGAGCATTACTAATTACCCTTTAGCACACTATGCACCAAACTGCAGGCCAATTCCTTGTTTTACTATATGCTTGTGCAGCTTTAAGCCCTGGTATAGAGAATATGTACTAGAACTTTTTCTACCTTCTCAGGAGATGGATAGTTATGACCCCCGAACCTTGCTGAACTCTCTAATGGAAACAATGAAGGAACATCTTCCGGATTATATGGTTGCTTCCGGAGAACAACTAGGACAAGTGCTATCAGTTGAAGTCATAAAATCTTCTACACATGATAAGCCTGAGTATTTGAAAATAGGTGAACCCCAGAGCTCTCTTCCTCCTCAGGAAGGATTAAATAATGAAGGGGATGCATCCCATCAATTCCCTTTCGTTTTGCCTTCGTTGTTTAAAGACGGTGCTGTGCAAGATGGGAATGTTATGAACATAGAAGAGAGTAACTCAACCATAAATTCTTACGAAGAAATTGCCTCTGGGGAAACCTCAACAAGTAGACCCAATATTGTCCCAGAGACCATTCACG ATGAAAGTGTTCAAGAATCACCTCTTGAAAATATTGCTTATGCTCTCACTAATGAAGATGTGAACTATGCTTTAAATAATAAAGAAGATATGAACCTCGAGAATGTTAGTAAGCATTTCGGAAGACCACTCAATGATGCAGCAAAGAGCTTTGGAG TTAGCCGATCCACATTCAAGCGCATATGTAGAGGGCTCGGTATCAAGAGGTGGCAATCCGGGAAGAGAAGAATGAAGGGTAACTTTTCATCTAGGCTCGGAAAAGGAATAAATCAGGAGCAACCAGGTAGAAGAAATTTTGGTAGTACCAGCATGGCAGCTGTGAATGAAACAGTTGTTGCGCATTCTAGCCAAGACTTGAATAAGATGACTGTAAAGGCAACTTATAAGGATGTTACAATAAGGTTTAAACTACCTGATTTATCAGGAATTGCAGAGTTGGAAAATAATGTGATTGAGAGGCTGCATTTGGGGAGAAATAATTTCACCATCAAGTATCAAGATGAGGAGGGTGATTTGGTTTTGATTGCTTGTGACAAGGATGTGCGAGAATGTATTGAAATCTCGAGATCTTTGAAGGAAACGACTATCAAATTGTTGCTTGATCCGCCTCTTAATCGCAATGCACTTTGA